The Ammoniphilus oxalaticus genome includes a region encoding these proteins:
- the yhbH gene encoding sporulation protein YhbH, with the protein MKEPLFIVSKEDWSLHRKGYQDQLRHQEKVKEAIKQNLPDLVSEESIILSDGRDLVKIPIRSLDEYRFRYNYNKSKQVGQGDGESKVGDVIARDGSPAPAPGKGKEAGDQPGEDYYEAEISVEELEEMLFSEMELPNLEQKEQQEIVVTDIEFNDIRKKGLMGNIDKKRTILEAIKRNAMEGKAKLENITNDDLRFKTWDEITKPESSALVIAMMDTSGSMGVFEKYIARSFFFWMTRFLRTKYEKVEIVFIAHHTEAKEVTEEHFFSRGESGGTICSSAYRKALEIIDTRYPPSQYNIYPFHFSDGDNLTSDNERCTRLVKELMERSNMFGYGEVNQYS; encoded by the coding sequence ATGAAAGAGCCATTGTTCATCGTTTCTAAAGAAGACTGGTCACTTCATCGCAAAGGCTATCAGGATCAACTCAGGCACCAGGAAAAGGTGAAAGAGGCAATCAAGCAAAACTTGCCGGACCTTGTTAGCGAAGAAAGCATTATTTTATCAGATGGTCGGGATCTAGTGAAAATTCCTATCCGTTCGTTGGACGAATATCGATTCCGTTATAACTATAATAAGAGTAAGCAGGTTGGTCAGGGGGACGGAGAATCCAAAGTGGGCGATGTGATCGCCCGCGATGGTTCCCCCGCTCCAGCGCCCGGCAAAGGAAAAGAAGCGGGAGATCAACCTGGCGAGGACTATTATGAGGCGGAAATTTCTGTAGAAGAGTTGGAAGAGATGCTCTTTTCAGAAATGGAGCTACCTAACCTAGAACAAAAAGAACAGCAAGAGATCGTTGTCACCGATATCGAATTCAATGATATTCGCAAAAAGGGTCTGATGGGGAACATCGACAAAAAACGGACGATCCTTGAAGCGATTAAACGAAACGCGATGGAAGGAAAGGCCAAGCTAGAGAATATTACGAATGATGATCTTCGCTTTAAAACATGGGATGAAATTACCAAGCCTGAATCAAGCGCCTTAGTCATTGCCATGATGGATACCAGTGGGAGTATGGGTGTGTTTGAGAAGTATATCGCGCGTAGTTTTTTCTTTTGGATGACCCGATTTTTACGCACCAAGTATGAGAAGGTTGAAATCGTATTTATTGCCCATCATACCGAAGCGAAAGAGGTTACAGAAGAGCACTTCTTCTCAAGGGGCGAGAGTGGAGGGACGATCTGCTCATCCGCCTATCGGAAGGCGTTGGAAATTATCGATACGAGATATCCGCCTTCGCAATACAATATTTACCCGTTCCATTTTTCAGATGGCGATAACCTGACATCGGATAATGAACGCTGCACCCGATTAGTAAAAGAATTAATGGAGCGTTCGAACATGTTCGGGTACGGGGAGGTAAATCAGTATAGTTAA
- a CDS encoding PrkA family serine protein kinase translates to MDIIRRLNEHRLNEKKLAWEGTFAQYLELVKETPQIAQTAHSRVYNMIKDAGIEQNEDGTKEYKFFTREIFGLDRAVEKLVEEYFHSAAMRLDVRKRVLMLMGPVSGGKSTIVSMLKKGLEQYSKTDQGAVFAIKGCPMHQEPLLLVPHDLRPEFEERFGVKIEGELNPYTRMMVETEYGGRIEDVVVERIILSEKDRVGIGTFSPSDPKSQDIADLTGSIDFSTIAEFGSESDPRAYRFDGELNKANRGLMEFQEMLKCDEKFLWNLLSLTQEGNFKAGRFALISADELIVAHTNETEYRNFISNKKNEALQSRIIVMRIPYNLKVSDEEKIYAKLISQSDLGHVHVAPHGLRTSAIFSILTRLKDSKKQGMDLLKKMKLYDGENVEGFKEADIKELRNEHLDEGMSGIDPRYVINRISSALIRRDTECINALDILRALKEGLDQHASITKEERERYLNFISVARKEYDEVAKKEVQKAFVYSYEESAKTLMDNYLDNVESYCNRTRMRDPVTGEELDPDEKLMRSIEEQIGISENAKKAFREEILIRISHFARKGRRFEYNNHERLKEAIEKKLFADLKDVVKITTSSKTPDESQLRKVNEVTKRLIDDYNYCPYCANELLRYVGSLLNR, encoded by the coding sequence ATGGATATTATTAGACGCTTGAATGAGCATCGCTTGAATGAAAAGAAGTTGGCCTGGGAGGGTACGTTTGCGCAATATCTTGAGTTAGTGAAAGAGACTCCGCAGATTGCTCAAACCGCCCATTCTAGAGTATATAACATGATTAAGGACGCCGGCATCGAGCAAAATGAGGACGGCACGAAGGAGTACAAATTTTTCACCCGAGAGATTTTTGGGTTAGATCGAGCGGTTGAAAAATTAGTGGAAGAATATTTCCACTCTGCGGCGATGAGGCTAGATGTAAGAAAACGTGTCTTGATGTTGATGGGGCCTGTCAGTGGCGGGAAATCAACAATTGTGAGTATGTTAAAGAAGGGTCTTGAGCAATATTCGAAGACGGATCAAGGCGCTGTGTTTGCAATAAAAGGTTGCCCGATGCACCAAGAACCGTTGTTGCTCGTTCCGCACGATTTGCGCCCTGAGTTTGAAGAAAGATTTGGCGTCAAAATTGAAGGTGAATTGAATCCGTATACACGGATGATGGTTGAGACAGAGTATGGCGGTCGAATTGAGGATGTCGTCGTGGAGCGTATCATTTTATCTGAGAAGGATCGTGTGGGGATTGGGACGTTTAGCCCATCTGATCCGAAATCGCAAGATATCGCCGACCTGACCGGTAGCATTGACTTTTCCACGATCGCTGAATTTGGATCTGAATCTGATCCGAGAGCATATCGTTTCGATGGGGAGTTAAATAAGGCCAACCGCGGACTAATGGAATTTCAGGAGATGTTGAAGTGTGATGAGAAGTTCCTTTGGAACTTGCTTTCATTGACACAGGAAGGGAATTTTAAAGCCGGACGGTTTGCGCTTATTTCCGCGGATGAATTGATTGTTGCTCATACGAATGAAACGGAATATCGCAATTTTATTAGTAATAAAAAGAACGAAGCCTTGCAATCGCGAATTATTGTGATGAGAATCCCTTATAATCTCAAAGTTTCGGATGAAGAGAAGATTTACGCGAAGTTAATTAGTCAAAGTGATCTTGGCCATGTGCACGTGGCGCCGCATGGCTTGAGGACGTCTGCGATCTTCTCCATCTTAACGAGATTAAAAGATTCAAAGAAGCAAGGGATGGATCTACTCAAGAAAATGAAGTTGTATGATGGAGAAAATGTAGAAGGATTTAAAGAGGCCGATATTAAAGAGTTAAGAAATGAGCATCTGGATGAAGGGATGTCCGGAATTGACCCCAGATATGTTATTAACCGTATTTCTAGCGCGTTAATCCGACGCGATACGGAATGCATTAACGCTTTAGACATTTTAAGGGCTCTTAAGGAAGGGTTAGATCAACACGCTTCGATTACAAAAGAAGAAAGAGAGCGTTATTTGAACTTTATTTCCGTTGCCCGCAAGGAATACGATGAAGTAGCAAAAAAAGAAGTGCAAAAAGCATTCGTGTATTCTTACGAGGAGTCAGCAAAAACGTTAATGGATAACTACTTGGATAACGTTGAATCCTATTGCAATCGAACGAGAATGCGTGACCCAGTGACGGGAGAAGAGCTCGATCCGGATGAGAAGTTAATGAGATCGATTGAGGAGCAAATTGGGATTTCTGAAAATGCAAAAAAAGCGTTCCGTGAAGAAATTCTGATTCGCATTTCGCACTTTGCGCGCAAAGGGAGACGCTTTGAATATAATAATCATGAACGATTAAAAGAAGCGATTGAAAAGAAATTATTCGCGGATCTAAAAGATGTCGTAAAAATTACGACCTCATCAAAAACACCTGATGAAAGTCAACTGAGGAAAGTAAATGAAGTGACAAAACGTCTGATCGATGACTATAACTACTGTCCTTATTGCGCGAATGAACTTCTGCGCTATGTTGGCAGCTTATTAAATCGCTAG
- a CDS encoding MetQ/NlpA family ABC transporter substrate-binding protein, producing the protein MKKFFTPFLILLSGLVLLAGCGGGQQATDNNKEGATGEADTNVTLIVGASPTPHAEILEEVKPLLAEQGITLDVTEFTDYVIPNQALDSKDLDANFFQHKPYMDKFNEEHGTKLVAEAITHFEPLGIYPGKTKSLEDLENGAHISIPNDPTNEARALQLLQAQGLITINEDAGLNATTSDVVGNPKNIVFRELEAATIPRMIDEVDYAVINGNYAIDAGFTIADALATESADSLAAETYANILAVREGEDRDAVKKLAAALNSPEIKKFIEEKYEGSVVPLF; encoded by the coding sequence ATGAAGAAGTTTTTTACGCCGTTCCTAATCCTGCTTAGCGGCTTGGTGTTACTGGCTGGATGTGGCGGTGGACAACAAGCTACCGATAATAACAAAGAAGGAGCGACGGGTGAAGCGGACACAAATGTGACGCTAATCGTTGGCGCTTCTCCAACACCTCATGCGGAAATACTAGAAGAAGTGAAGCCGCTTTTGGCTGAGCAAGGAATTACGCTTGATGTTACAGAGTTTACAGACTATGTGATTCCAAATCAGGCCCTTGACAGCAAAGACTTGGACGCGAACTTTTTCCAACACAAACCTTACATGGATAAATTCAATGAGGAACATGGAACAAAGCTTGTCGCTGAAGCGATCACCCACTTTGAACCGTTAGGCATCTACCCTGGCAAAACAAAGTCGCTAGAGGATCTAGAAAACGGGGCGCACATTTCGATTCCGAATGATCCAACGAACGAAGCAAGAGCGTTACAGCTTCTACAAGCTCAAGGATTAATTACGATAAATGAGGATGCGGGATTAAATGCTACGACAAGTGATGTTGTAGGAAATCCAAAAAATATTGTTTTTCGAGAATTGGAAGCAGCGACAATTCCGCGGATGATTGATGAAGTCGATTATGCTGTCATTAATGGAAACTATGCGATTGACGCGGGCTTTACAATTGCTGACGCATTGGCTACAGAATCGGCAGACTCTCTTGCCGCCGAAACCTATGCTAATATTTTAGCCGTTCGCGAGGGTGAGGATCGAGATGCAGTCAAGAAGCTAGCAGCAGCGCTAAATTCGCCAGAAATTAAAAAGTTTATCGAAGAGAAGTATGAAGGATCTGTTGTGCCTCTTTTCTAG
- the trmL gene encoding tRNA (uridine(34)/cytosine(34)/5-carboxymethylaminomethyluridine(34)-2'-O)-methyltransferase TrmL, which yields MPFHIVLYQPEIPANTGNIVRTCAATGTHLHLIHPLGFSTEDKYLKRAGLDYWREVTISHYQSYEDFLSKKGGGAMYLVETGGSMNHTDPVYQDGDYLLFGKETSGIPASILAAHREQVIRIPMMNGTRSLNLSNTAAVVLYEALRQQQFNGLI from the coding sequence ATGCCTTTTCATATTGTGTTGTATCAACCTGAAATCCCCGCGAATACGGGGAATATCGTGAGGACTTGCGCGGCCACAGGGACACATCTGCACTTGATTCACCCTCTTGGATTTTCAACGGAGGACAAGTATTTAAAGCGGGCGGGGTTAGACTATTGGCGGGAAGTCACGATTTCACACTATCAATCGTATGAGGACTTTTTAAGTAAAAAGGGAGGAGGAGCGATGTACCTAGTGGAGACGGGGGGAAGCATGAATCACACAGACCCTGTGTATCAGGACGGGGATTATCTCCTATTTGGCAAGGAAACGTCGGGGATTCCAGCGTCTATCTTAGCGGCGCATCGCGAACAGGTGATTCGGATTCCGATGATGAATGGGACGAGGTCGCTTAATCTGTCCAACACAGCGGCTGTTGTGCTCTATGAAGCGTTGCGTCAGCAGCAATTTAACGGGCTTATATAG
- a CDS encoding amidase domain-containing protein encodes MENAWLNTLKRYFEKLNQLHIEGSTEELTSYLEPNGEDSAEQARLIRGRAILQNRNARPLKSKTTIRDFQMIHQSEDKVILVLSWSFWKLYQINQQFMEREEQQLRKLTLKKWQGSWRIVSDHVLGKETVEKDKEPAIETLALPNTEEQLLNEEEPRTQGRYNRAKAKRYAELWWDRYNPAYPKFDVDCTNFVSQCLHAGGLSLDVSGQRGQGWWFQGSSNWSYSWSVAHSLMLYLTNSKTKHGSRAEVKQSAEELMIGDVICYDWDGDGRYQHNTIVVAKDPNGMPLVNAHTINSRRRYWEYRDSHAWTENTKYTFIHIKE; translated from the coding sequence ATGGAAAATGCTTGGCTCAATACGTTGAAGAGATACTTTGAAAAATTAAACCAGCTGCATATAGAAGGCAGTACGGAAGAATTGACATCTTATCTTGAACCGAACGGAGAGGACAGCGCAGAGCAGGCGCGGCTTATACGCGGGCGGGCTATTCTCCAAAATCGAAATGCCAGACCACTAAAAAGCAAAACAACGATTCGAGATTTTCAAATGATTCATCAATCCGAAGATAAGGTAATCCTAGTATTAAGTTGGAGTTTTTGGAAGCTGTACCAGATTAATCAGCAGTTCATGGAGCGTGAAGAGCAACAGTTACGAAAACTCACTTTAAAAAAGTGGCAAGGATCATGGCGAATTGTTTCAGATCATGTGTTAGGAAAAGAAACTGTTGAAAAAGATAAAGAACCAGCGATCGAAACGTTAGCCCTACCAAATACGGAGGAGCAACTGTTAAACGAAGAAGAACCGCGGACTCAAGGAAGATACAATCGGGCCAAGGCCAAACGTTATGCGGAACTATGGTGGGATCGTTACAATCCGGCTTATCCAAAATTTGACGTCGATTGCACAAACTTTGTGTCTCAATGTTTGCATGCGGGGGGTCTTTCGTTAGATGTCAGTGGGCAACGAGGCCAAGGTTGGTGGTTTCAGGGTAGTTCAAATTGGAGCTACAGTTGGTCTGTCGCTCACAGTTTAATGTTATATTTGACTAATTCAAAAACGAAACATGGATCGCGCGCTGAGGTGAAGCAATCAGCCGAAGAATTGATGATTGGTGATGTGATTTGTTATGACTGGGACGGGGACGGTCGCTATCAACACAATACGATCGTTGTTGCCAAGGATCCGAATGGGATGCCGCTTGTCAATGCGCATACGATCAATAGCCGCCGTCGTTATTGGGAATATCGCGATTCTCACGCGTGGACCGAAAACACAAAATATACGTTCATCCATATCAAAGAATAG
- a CDS encoding methylated-DNA--[protein]-cysteine S-methyltransferase has protein sequence MGKQQDVFYEVMSSPIGPITVAATERGICHVCFGSGPTVFEELGKWAKKLLDSYRLIGQQTEWTRQAVEQLDQYFDGKRTEFTVPMDLYGTDFQKKVWRQLQNIPYGQVHAYKDVAVAVGSPKAVRAVGGANNRNPLSIFIPCHRVIGANGSLVGYGGGLEIKTYLLDFEKQIVG, from the coding sequence ATGGGCAAGCAACAAGATGTCTTTTATGAGGTGATGTCGAGTCCGATCGGTCCAATTACGGTGGCAGCCACAGAACGTGGGATCTGTCATGTTTGTTTCGGTTCTGGACCGACTGTTTTCGAGGAACTTGGAAAATGGGCGAAGAAACTACTCGATTCGTATCGTTTGATCGGGCAACAAACGGAATGGACGCGGCAGGCGGTCGAACAACTGGATCAATATTTTGACGGAAAGCGGACAGAATTTACCGTTCCAATGGACCTATACGGCACGGATTTTCAAAAAAAGGTGTGGCGCCAACTGCAAAATATCCCATATGGTCAGGTCCACGCCTATAAAGATGTGGCAGTGGCGGTGGGCTCGCCGAAAGCCGTTCGCGCGGTCGGCGGAGCAAACAATAGAAATCCGCTTTCCATCTTCATTCCATGTCACCGCGTGATCGGGGCGAACGGGTCGCTAGTTGGTTATGGCGGTGGACTAGAAATAAAAACATACTTGTTAGACTTTGAAAAGCAGATCGTTGGTTAA
- the queG gene encoding tRNA epoxyqueuosine(34) reductase QueG: MQTPQQLKDKVINYAASIGIDKIGFASADPFLELKQRLVEHRKLGYESGFEEADLAMRTHPEMILPEAQSIIAIALAYPTKIEEAPRSEPGQYRGMVARAAWGEDYHHVLRRKLKQLEEYILEFVPDAKCESMVDTGALSDRAVAERAGLGWVGKNTSLITPEFGSWVYLGEMITSIPFPPDTPLEDGCGDCTLCMDHCPTDAFEQPGQLNSQKCLAFVTQLKNYVPEAFRESVGNRVYGCDTCQQVCPKNRKINFTHHPEFQPDPELAKPLLKPLLTIGNKRFRETFGPTAAAWRGKKPLQRNAILGLAHFKDVSAVPDLIEVLNQDVRPPLRGTAAWALGKIGGEQARQALDAALSVEKDDEVKEEINHALGMLDEGKKGM; this comes from the coding sequence ATGCAGACCCCTCAACAACTCAAGGACAAAGTAATCAACTACGCCGCTTCGATCGGGATCGATAAGATCGGGTTTGCTTCCGCAGACCCCTTTTTAGAATTGAAACAACGCCTTGTTGAACATCGAAAACTGGGCTATGAATCCGGTTTTGAGGAAGCGGACTTAGCAATGAGAACACATCCTGAAATGATTTTACCGGAAGCTCAATCGATTATTGCGATTGCCCTTGCCTATCCAACGAAAATCGAGGAGGCTCCGAGATCAGAGCCTGGTCAATATCGCGGGATGGTTGCCAGAGCAGCTTGGGGCGAGGACTATCATCATGTTTTAAGAAGAAAATTAAAGCAACTGGAAGAATATATATTGGAATTCGTTCCCGACGCAAAGTGTGAGTCGATGGTCGATACGGGGGCGCTGTCTGATCGCGCGGTGGCGGAACGGGCAGGGCTCGGCTGGGTCGGGAAAAACACGAGTTTGATTACCCCCGAATTCGGCTCTTGGGTCTACTTGGGGGAGATGATCACATCGATTCCATTCCCGCCTGATACACCGCTTGAAGATGGGTGCGGGGACTGTACATTATGTATGGACCATTGTCCGACGGACGCGTTTGAGCAGCCTGGCCAACTTAATTCCCAAAAGTGTTTGGCCTTTGTTACCCAACTAAAAAATTATGTGCCCGAAGCATTTCGGGAAAGTGTCGGCAACCGGGTCTATGGCTGTGATACGTGTCAGCAAGTATGCCCCAAAAATCGGAAGATTAACTTCACGCATCATCCTGAATTTCAGCCTGATCCTGAACTGGCAAAGCCGCTCTTAAAACCGCTGCTCACGATTGGGAACAAGCGATTCCGGGAAACGTTCGGTCCCACGGCGGCAGCTTGGCGCGGTAAAAAACCGCTGCAACGCAATGCGATTTTAGGCTTGGCTCATTTTAAGGATGTCAGCGCCGTGCCGGATCTAATCGAGGTGTTAAATCAGGATGTGAGACCGCCCTTGCGCGGCACAGCCGCGTGGGCATTGGGGAAGATCGGGGGAGAGCAAGCTAGACAAGCATTAGACGCAGCGCTTTCCGTGGAGAAAGATGACGAAGTAAAAGAAGAGATCAACCACGCGTTGGGCATGCTTGATGAGGGTAAGAAGGGGATGTAA
- the rnhA gene encoding ribonuclease HI, with amino-acid sequence MKEVIIYTDGACSGNPGPGGWAALLMFGDQKKEMSGGEKDTTNNRMEIMAVIQALKALKEPCVAKVHSDSAYVVNCFKQGWYKNWMKNGWKNSKKQPVENQDLWKDLIALTEKHQVEFIKVKGHADNEYNNRCDELAVAATPK; translated from the coding sequence ATGAAAGAAGTTATTATTTACACAGACGGGGCTTGTTCTGGCAACCCAGGTCCAGGCGGCTGGGCCGCGTTGTTGATGTTTGGCGATCAAAAAAAAGAAATGTCGGGCGGAGAGAAGGATACGACGAATAACCGCATGGAAATTATGGCCGTGATCCAAGCGTTAAAAGCGTTGAAGGAACCGTGCGTAGCGAAGGTTCATAGCGATAGCGCCTACGTCGTGAATTGTTTTAAACAAGGCTGGTATAAAAACTGGATGAAAAACGGCTGGAAAAATAGCAAAAAGCAACCCGTTGAGAATCAGGATCTTTGGAAAGATTTAATTGCCTTAACCGAAAAACATCAGGTTGAATTTATAAAAGTTAAGGGTCATGCTGACAATGAATATAACAACCGTTGCGATGAGCTCGCTGTAGCCGCAACACCAAAGTAG
- a CDS encoding DUF2614 family zinc ribbon-containing protein yields MLFTGKLNRMRNYAMLTCFFGIGVMYIGYAGFAGFLGSFFQSMVFMAVFFILGLLCILGSCVFYMYIGMLSSKALQVECPKCNRITKLVGKTDDCMYCRQTLSIDPQYAPKQEAEA; encoded by the coding sequence ATGTTATTTACCGGTAAATTAAACAGAATGAGAAATTACGCAATGTTAACCTGTTTCTTTGGAATTGGCGTTATGTATATCGGTTATGCGGGATTCGCGGGATTCCTCGGTTCATTTTTCCAATCGATGGTTTTTATGGCTGTCTTTTTCATCCTTGGATTGCTTTGTATACTAGGAAGCTGCGTTTTTTACATGTACATCGGGATGCTTTCTTCTAAAGCCCTTCAAGTAGAATGTCCGAAGTGTAATCGAATCACAAAGTTGGTCGGTAAGACAGACGATTGTATGTATTGCAGACAGACATTGTCGATTGACCCTCAATATGCCCCGAAGCAAGAAGCGGAAGCATAA
- a CDS encoding Fur family transcriptional regulator — MSAERLHHAVEKLKHNGIRMTPQRRAILSYLMETITHPTADEIFKEIEPEYPNMSVATVYNNLKLFKEVGLVRELTYGDVSSRFDGNMSDHYHCICTICGRIVDFDRPPIARLEQEAQQSTGFLISSHRLEFYGTCDLCEKAEH; from the coding sequence ATGTCAGCTGAGCGATTGCATCACGCTGTTGAAAAATTAAAGCATAACGGAATCCGTATGACGCCACAGCGGCGAGCTATTTTAAGCTATTTAATGGAGACAATCACTCATCCTACGGCCGATGAAATTTTTAAGGAAATCGAGCCAGAATATCCAAATATGAGTGTAGCGACTGTGTACAATAATCTGAAATTGTTTAAAGAAGTAGGATTAGTGCGAGAACTGACGTACGGGGATGTTTCCAGTCGTTTTGATGGGAATATGAGTGATCATTATCATTGTATATGCACCATTTGCGGGAGGATCGTTGATTTCGATCGTCCGCCGATCGCTCGTTTGGAACAGGAAGCGCAACAATCAACCGGCTTTTTAATTTCCTCGCATCGCTTAGAATTTTACGGAACATGCGATCTTTGCGAGAAAGCCGAGCATTAA
- a CDS encoding cob(I)yrinic acid a,c-diamide adenosyltransferase, giving the protein MKIYTKSGDKGETSLVYGQRVPKDNERVEAYGACDEANSFIGVAMAEIPTEGRWGHFQKAFHVIQTKLFHVGAELSTPSGKKVTWPITAEDVLFLEQKIDQWELSLEPLSKFILPGGSKAGAMLHVARTVVRRAERRAISIGRMEEVNPIVIQYLNRLSDLLFIAARYVNCQLGKPEPTLHEASSD; this is encoded by the coding sequence ATGAAAATTTATACGAAATCAGGCGATAAAGGAGAAACGAGTCTCGTTTATGGTCAACGTGTCCCCAAAGATAATGAACGTGTAGAAGCATACGGCGCATGTGATGAGGCCAATTCATTCATTGGAGTAGCCATGGCTGAAATTCCAACGGAGGGGCGCTGGGGCCATTTTCAAAAAGCGTTCCATGTGATTCAAACAAAGTTGTTCCATGTTGGAGCCGAGCTTTCGACACCAAGCGGTAAAAAAGTAACATGGCCGATAACCGCTGAAGATGTTTTGTTTTTGGAACAAAAAATTGATCAATGGGAATTAAGTCTTGAGCCGCTCTCGAAGTTTATCCTGCCAGGTGGAAGTAAAGCGGGAGCGATGTTACATGTTGCTAGAACAGTAGTTAGAAGGGCCGAACGTCGGGCGATTTCGATCGGGCGAATGGAAGAAGTAAATCCCATTGTCATCCAATACTTAAATCGGCTATCTGATTTATTGTTTATTGCGGCTCGTTATGTCAATTGCCAACTTGGCAAACCAGAACCGACACTGCATGAAGCGTCGAGTGATTAA
- a CDS encoding ABC transporter permease: protein MFYLGLFWDYLKQYLKTKLTYRMDFLNEIVSNFIFQIVNLVFILVVFQHTTLIKGWSRDEIIFIYGFFLIPYAFYSTFFNLWDFQERYIIKGEMDRVLTRPAHNLFQVMLESMEPESLAGAVTGLIIMSYAAIQLKLQVAWYDPLMFVLLIGSGVLIYGGVYTGIAAIGFFSDSKTGISPMIFNIQNYGRYPVDIYNKAIRLLLTWVLPFAFVGVYPSAFFLKRQELYNYVWLTPLMGAIFFAIGLFVWNVGVRHYKGAGS from the coding sequence ATGTTTTATCTTGGGCTTTTTTGGGATTATTTGAAGCAATATTTAAAAACAAAGTTGACCTATCGGATGGATTTTTTAAATGAAATTGTGTCGAACTTTATTTTTCAGATTGTCAATTTGGTCTTTATTTTGGTCGTGTTTCAACATACGACATTGATCAAAGGGTGGTCTCGCGATGAGATCATCTTTATCTATGGCTTTTTTCTTATCCCGTACGCTTTTTACTCTACCTTTTTTAACTTATGGGATTTTCAAGAACGCTATATTATTAAAGGGGAGATGGATCGTGTGTTGACGCGTCCTGCCCATAATTTGTTCCAAGTGATGTTGGAAAGTATGGAACCCGAATCGTTGGCGGGGGCGGTAACTGGCTTAATTATTATGAGCTATGCCGCCATCCAATTAAAATTGCAGGTCGCCTGGTATGACCCGCTCATGTTTGTTTTATTGATCGGTTCTGGGGTGTTGATTTATGGCGGTGTGTATACGGGCATTGCCGCAATTGGATTTTTTTCCGACTCGAAAACGGGGATTTCGCCGATGATTTTCAACATTCAAAACTACGGCCGTTATCCCGTTGACATATATAATAAAGCGATCCGTTTATTGTTAACGTGGGTATTGCCATTTGCATTCGTCGGCGTCTATCCATCCGCTTTTTTTCTGAAGCGTCAGGAATTGTATAACTATGTTTGGTTGACCCCGTTAATGGGGGCAATTTTTTTCGCAATTGGTTTGTTTGTTTGGAATGTAGGGGTCCGACATTACAAAGGAGCGGGCTCCTAA
- a CDS encoding ABC transporter permease, with the protein MFSMYLEVIRIRFLMMLAYRVNYYSGIIIYSINIGAYYFLWDAIYGGQVTMGGLSAGQMTTYVAISWMARAFYFNNIDREMALEIRDGKVAIEMVRPYNYLVVKVMQAFGEGIFRLLFFSVPGMVIVSFLFPIVFPQDTVTWIWYMVSLVFSFVINTQINLLTGLVAFFLLNNQGIMRAKRVVVDLFSGLILPISFYPEWARQVLEYLPFQAISYLPGMIFTGGTTGQQITTSLCVQLIWTLVLWAPIQLLWMKAKKTLIVQGG; encoded by the coding sequence ATGTTTAGTATGTATTTGGAAGTGATTCGCATCCGCTTCCTGATGATGTTAGCGTACAGGGTAAATTACTATTCGGGGATCATCATCTATTCCATTAATATCGGGGCTTACTATTTTTTATGGGATGCGATCTATGGCGGGCAAGTGACCATGGGCGGCTTGTCGGCAGGGCAGATGACAACGTATGTCGCGATTTCATGGATGGCTCGGGCGTTTTACTTTAATAATATCGATCGTGAAATGGCGCTAGAGATTCGTGACGGAAAAGTGGCCATTGAAATGGTTCGACCCTACAACTATTTAGTCGTAAAAGTGATGCAAGCGTTTGGCGAAGGGATCTTCCGCCTGCTATTTTTCTCTGTGCCAGGGATGGTCATCGTTTCCTTTTTATTTCCGATCGTTTTTCCGCAAGATACGGTAACATGGATCTGGTATATGGTTAGTTTAGTTTTCAGTTTTGTGATCAATACGCAAATTAACCTTTTGACCGGACTTGTGGCCTTTTTCCTTTTAAACAATCAGGGGATTATGCGGGCAAAAAGGGTCGTTGTTGATTTGTTTTCGGGGTTGATTTTACCGATTAGTTTTTATCCTGAATGGGCGAGACAAGTGTTAGAGTATCTTCCATTCCAAGCGATCAGTTATTTACCGGGCATGATTTTCACAGGTGGAACGACGGGACAGCAAATTACAACATCCTTATGTGTTCAACTTATTTGGACACTCGTTTTGTGGGCGCCGATTCAGCTGCTCTGGATGAAGGCGAAGAAAACCTTGATTGTGCAAGGAGGATAG